A stretch of Halomonas elongata DSM 2581 DNA encodes these proteins:
- a CDS encoding TetR/AcrR family transcriptional regulator produces the protein MSDVEYETSHDRPVRRRRAPKGEKRREALLDAATAVFAEHGYEAASMRRVAERVGITPVGLLHHFPNKTALLEALLARRDRRVTEKFAALEMAPTLDGFVAFAVMSLRFSVESRQECQAAMRINVESLSSEHPAHVWQQEKFALTHDHARGHLRQLIEVGEVRSDVDVDAVVTEMFAVMDGLQIQWLRSQGEVDAVAVFDGYLRRLAEAIRREGAGA, from the coding sequence ATGTCCGATGTCGAATACGAAACGTCCCACGACAGGCCGGTCCGCCGCCGGCGCGCCCCGAAGGGGGAGAAGCGCCGGGAGGCGCTGCTCGACGCCGCCACGGCGGTGTTCGCCGAGCACGGCTACGAGGCCGCCTCGATGCGCCGCGTCGCCGAGCGCGTGGGTATCACCCCGGTCGGGCTGCTGCATCACTTCCCCAACAAGACGGCGTTGCTCGAGGCGCTGCTGGCGCGGCGCGATCGACGGGTGACGGAGAAGTTCGCCGCGCTGGAGATGGCGCCGACGCTCGACGGCTTCGTGGCCTTCGCCGTCATGAGCCTGCGCTTCAGCGTCGAGAGCCGCCAGGAGTGCCAGGCGGCGATGCGGATCAACGTCGAGAGCCTGTCCAGCGAGCATCCGGCGCATGTCTGGCAGCAGGAGAAGTTCGCGCTGACCCATGACCACGCGCGGGGGCATCTGCGCCAGCTGATCGAGGTGGGGGAGGTGCGGTCGGACGTCGACGTCGACGCCGTCGTGACCGAGATGTTTGCGGTGATGGACGGGTTGCAGATTCAGTGGCTGCGCAGCCAGGGGGAGGTGGACGCGGTCGCCGTCTTCGACGGCTATCTGCGCCGGCTGGCCGAGGCCATCCGGCGCGAGGGAGCGGGCGCGTGA
- a CDS encoding MATE family efflux transporter: MNDSPPELRASIGRDVLEMSITSALSLLALFLTDILTLTYVSRLHDEAMLAAVGVAKTLMFINSIVVTGIVVAGGRVITRRVEAGGTRLVPALAAQLLVVAVGVSGAVALVEWRFLDPIVGWLGDASASGGGTRPFLWLMLASSVAMALTQACAQLLRALGDSRRALAVLLVAAGTLAVLDPLLILGLDLALPGAGTAGLLAAAAGGAAGLWVVKRRVGLAMRLHLKLHRRAMAGFARRIVRISLPYTLGNLAMPLAITFMLGQLAAFGVSAMAGMALMDRVLQVAYCLYFALPSALVPVFSRHLLGDDPGPGRASVMAAVRLVVVHGLVVWAVLLVAAPALAEAFVLSAPARALFETLCRVGAGAWLVIGLDFIAVSVFITLDRAWWITLFSWLRASVGTVPFVLAGAERFGASGVVLGMWGGHALVALASIATATLLVRRARPARPTVADTGAGASPDARSLS; the protein is encoded by the coding sequence CCCGAGCTGCGAGCCTCGATCGGCCGCGACGTGCTCGAGATGTCCATCACCAGCGCGCTGAGCCTGCTGGCGTTGTTCCTTACCGACATCCTGACGCTTACCTATGTGTCGCGGCTCCACGACGAGGCGATGCTCGCCGCCGTGGGCGTGGCCAAGACGCTGATGTTCATCAATTCCATCGTGGTGACGGGCATCGTCGTGGCCGGCGGGCGCGTCATCACCCGGCGCGTCGAGGCCGGCGGCACGCGGCTGGTGCCGGCCCTGGCCGCGCAGCTGCTGGTCGTCGCGGTGGGCGTGTCCGGGGCGGTGGCGCTCGTCGAGTGGCGCTTCCTCGATCCCATCGTCGGCTGGCTGGGCGACGCGTCCGCCTCGGGCGGCGGGACGCGGCCCTTCCTGTGGCTGATGCTGGCGTCGTCGGTGGCGATGGCGCTGACCCAGGCCTGCGCGCAGCTGCTGCGGGCGCTGGGCGACAGCCGCCGGGCGCTCGCCGTGCTGCTGGTGGCGGCCGGCACGCTCGCCGTGCTGGACCCGCTGCTGATCCTCGGCCTGGATCTCGCGCTGCCGGGCGCCGGGACGGCGGGGCTGCTGGCCGCCGCGGCCGGCGGCGCGGCGGGGCTGTGGGTGGTGAAGCGGCGCGTCGGCCTGGCGATGCGGCTGCACCTCAAGCTCCATCGGCGCGCCATGGCGGGGTTCGCCCGCCGGATCGTCCGCATCAGCCTGCCCTACACGCTGGGGAACCTGGCCATGCCGCTCGCCATCACCTTCATGCTGGGCCAGCTGGCCGCGTTCGGCGTGTCCGCCATGGCCGGCATGGCGCTGATGGATCGGGTGCTGCAGGTCGCCTACTGCCTCTACTTCGCGCTGCCGAGCGCGCTGGTGCCGGTGTTCTCGCGCCATCTGCTCGGGGACGATCCGGGCCCGGGCCGGGCCTCGGTGATGGCGGCGGTCAGGCTGGTCGTGGTGCACGGCCTCGTCGTCTGGGCGGTGCTGCTGGTGGCGGCGCCAGCGCTGGCCGAGGCATTCGTGCTCTCCGCGCCGGCCCGGGCACTGTTCGAGACGCTGTGCCGTGTCGGGGCCGGCGCCTGGCTGGTGATCGGCCTCGACTTCATCGCCGTCTCGGTGTTCATCACCCTCGACCGGGCCTGGTGGATCACCCTCTTCTCCTGGCTGCGCGCCTCGGTGGGCACGGTGCCCTTCGTGCTGGCGGGGGCCGAGCGGTTCGGCGCCAGCGGCGTGGTGCTCGGCATGTGGGGCGGCCATGCGCTGGTCGCCCTGGCGTCGATCGCCACCGCGACCCTGTTGGTGCGCCGGGCGCGTCCGGCCCGGCCGACCGTCGCCGATACCGGCGCTGGCGCCTCGCCCGATGCACGCAGCCTTTCCTGA